A single Bos mutus isolate GX-2022 chromosome 25, NWIPB_WYAK_1.1, whole genome shotgun sequence DNA region contains:
- the TMEM120A gene encoding LOW QUALITY PROTEIN: ion channel TACAN (The sequence of the model RefSeq protein was modified relative to this genomic sequence to represent the inferred CDS: inserted 1 base in 1 codon), with translation MHPPPPGPLGDCLRDWEELQQDFHGIQETHRXYRLKLEELTKLQNSCTSSITRQKKRLQELALVLRKCKPSLPSEAEEAAQELENQIKERQGLFFDMEAYLPKKNGLYLSLVLGNVNVTLLSKQAKFAYKDEYEKFKLYLTIILILISFTCRFLLNSRVTDAAFNFLLVWYYCTLTIRESILINNGSRIKGWWVFHHYVSTFLSGVMLTWPDGLMYQKFRNQFLSFSMYQSFVQFLQYYYQSGCLYRLRALGERHTMDLTVEGFQSWMWRGLTFLLPFLFFGHFWQLFNALTLFNLARDPECKEWQVLMCGFPFLLLFLGNFFTTLRVVHQKFHNQLHGSKKE, from the exons ATGCATCCCCCGCCTCCGGGCCCGCTGGGCGACTGCCTGCGGGACTGGGAGGAGCTGCAGCAGGACTTCCACGGCATCCAG GAGACCCACC TGTACCGCCTGAAGCTGGAGGAGCTGACCAAGCTGCAGAACAGCTGTACTAGCTCCATCACTCGGCAGAAGAAGAGGCTCCAGGAGCTGGCCCTTGTCCTGAGGAA ATGCAAACCCTCCCTCCCGTCAGAGGCCGAGGAAGCCGCGCAGGAGTTGGAAAACCAGATCAAGGAGCGACAGGGCCTCTTTTTCGATATGGAGGCCTACTTGCCCAAGAAGAATGG GTTGTATCTGAGCCTGGTTCTGGGCAACGTCAACGTGACACTCCTGAGCAAGCAGGCTAA GTTTGCCTACAAAGACGAGTACGAGAAGTTCAAGCTCTACCTCACCATCATCCTCATTCTCATCTCCTTCACCTGCCGCTTCCTCCTCAACTCCAG GGTGACAGACGCTGCCTTCAACTTCCTGCTGGTCTGGTATTACTGCACCCTGACCATCCGTGAGAGCATCCTCATCAACAACGGCTCCCG GATCAAAGGCTGGTGGGTCTTCCATCACTACGTGTCCACGTTCCTGTCGGGAGTCATGCTGACATG GCCCGACGGCCTCATGTACCAGAAGTTCCGGAACCAGTTCCTGTCCTTCTCCATGTACCAGA gtTTCGTGCAGTTCCTCCAGTATTACTACCAGAGCGGCTGTCTGTACCGCCTGCGTGCCCTGGGCGAGCGGCACACCATGGACCTCACTGTGG AGGGCTTCCAGTCCTGGATGTGGCGGGGCCTCACCTTCCTGCTGCCCTTCCTCTTTTTCGGACAC ttCTGGCAGCTTTTTAACGCGCTGACGTTGTTCAACCTGGCCCGGGACCCCGAGTGCAAGGAGTGGCAG GTGCTCATGTGCggcttccccttcctcctcctcttccttggcAATTTCTTCACCACCCTGCGGGTCGTGCACCAGAAATTCCACAACCAGCTGCATGGGAGCAAGAAAGAATGA
- the POR gene encoding NADPH--cytochrome P450 reductase isoform X2, which translates to MGCTYSAHQDEPIPRTSSVKDRSFVEKMKKTGRNIIVFYGSQTGTAEEFANRLSKDAHRYGMRGMAADPEEYDLADLSSLPEIEKALAIFCMATYGEGDPTDNAQDFYDWLQETDVDLSGVKYAVFALGNKTYEHFNAMGKYVDKRLEQLGAQRIFDLGLGDDDGNLEEDFITWREQFWPAVCEHFGVEATGEESSIRQYELMVHTDMDMAKVYTGEMGRLKSYENQKPPFDAKNPFLAVVTTNRKLNQGTERHLMHLELDISDSKIRYESGDHVAVYPANDSALVNQLGEILGADLDIIMSLNNLDEESNKKHPFPCPTSYRTALTYYLDITNPPRTNVLYELAQYASEPAEHEQLRKMASSSGEGKELYLRWVLEARRHILAILQDYPSLRPPIDHLCELLPRLQARYYSIASSSKVHPNSVHICAVAVEYETKTGRINKGVATSWLRAKEPAGENGGRALVPMYVRKSQFRLPFKATTPVIMVGPGTGVAPFIGFIQERAWLRQQGKEVGETLLYYGCRRSDEDYLYREELAGFHKDGALTQLNVAFSREQPQKVYVQHLLKKDKEHLWKLIHEGGAHIYVCGDARNMARDVQNTFYDIVAEQGAMEHAQAVDYVKKLMTKGRYSLDVWS; encoded by the exons GGCAGGAACATCATCGTGTTCTACGGCTCCCAGACGGGGACTGCTGAGGAGTTTGCCAACCGCCTGTCCAAGGACGCCCACCGCTATGGGATGCGGGGCATGGCAGCTGACCCCGAGGAGTATGACCTG GCCGACCTGAGCAGCCTACCAGAGATTGAGAAAGCCCTGGCCATATTCTGCATGGCCACCTACGGCGAGGGGGACCCCACCGACAATGCCCAGGACTTCTACGACTGGCTCCAGGAGACGGACGTGGACCTCTCTGGGGTCAAGTACGCG GTGTTTGCCCTTGGGAACAAGACATACGAGCATTTCAACGCCATGGGCAAGTACGTGGACAAGCGGCTGGAACAGCTCGGGGCCCAGCGAATCTTTGATCTGGGGCTGGGCGACGATGACGGGAA CCTGGAGGAGGACTTCATCACATGGCGAGAGCAGTTCTGGCCGGCCGTGTGCGAGCACTTCGGGGTGGAAGCCACTGGAGAGGAGTCCAG CATTCGCCAGTACGAACTCATGGTCCACACAGACATGGACATGGCCAAGGTGTACACGGGCGAGATGGGCCGCCTGAAGAGCTACGAGAACCAGAAACC CCCCTTCGACGCCAAGAACCCATTCCTGGCTGTTGTCACCACCAACCGGAAGCTGAACCAGGGAACCGAGCGGCACCTCATGCACCTGGAATTAGACATCTCGGACTCCAAAATCAG GTATGAGTCTGGGGACCATGTGGCTGTTTATCCGGCTAATGACTCTGCCCTGGTGAACCAGCTTGGCGAGATCCTGGGTGCCGACTTGGACATCATCATGTCCCTGAACAACCTTGATG AGGAGTCCAACAAGAAgcaccccttcccctgccccacctcctaCCGCACGGCCCTCACCTACTACCTGGACATCACCAACCCGCCACGCACCAACGTGCTCTACGAGCTGGCGCAGTACGCCTCGGAGCCCGCCGAGCACGAGCAGCTGCGCAAGATGGCCTCCTCGTCAGGCGAGGGCAAG GAGCTATACCTGAGGTGGGTGCTGGAGGCTCGGCGGCACATCCTGGCCATCCTGCAGGACTACCCGTCCCTGCGGCCCCCCATCGACCACCTGTGCGAGCTGCTGCCTCGTCTCCAGGCCCGCTACTACTCCATCGCCTCATCCTCCAAG GTCCACCCCAACTCCGTGCACATCTGTGCCGTGGCCGTGGAGTACGAAACCAAGACGGGCCGCATCAACAAGGGCGTGGCCACCAGCTGGTTGCGGGCCAAGGAGCCGGCCGGGGAGAACGGTGGCCGGGCCCTGGTGCCCATGTACGTGCGCAAGTCCCAGTTCCGCTTGCCCTTCAAGGCCACCACGCCCGTTATCATGGTGGGCCCCGGCACCGGGGTCGCCCCCTTCATAGGCTTCATCCAGGAGCGGGCGTGGCTGAGGCAGCAGG GCAAGGAGGTGGGCGAGACGCTGCTCTACTACGGCTGCCGGCGCTCTGACGAGGACTACCTGTACCGCGAGGAGCTGGCCGGTTTCCACAAGGACGGCGCCCTCACCCAGCTCAACGTGGCCTTCTCTCGGGAGCAGCCGCAGAAG GTATACGTGCAGCACTTACTCAAGAAGGACAAGGAGCACCTGTGGAAACTCATCCACGAGGGGGGCGCCCACATCTACGTGTGCGG GGACGCTCGGAACATGGCGAGGGACGTGCAGAACACCTTCTACGACATCGTGGCCGAGCAGGGGGCCATGGAGCACGCCCAGGCCGTGGACTACGTCAAGAAGCTGATGACCAAGGGCCGCTACTCCCTGGACGTATGGAGCTAG